A stretch of Desulfobacter hydrogenophilus DNA encodes these proteins:
- a CDS encoding proton-conducting transporter membrane subunit has protein sequence MIWALLILPASLGLFCLLSRSSNLCRYLLVISALCHSTMVLILACHREQTISSQWIGLDDAGLLFLAITSLLFLGAAVYTFGYLKAEGDSPIKDIEEHFFFKNSHNAVFVGCMLFFLATMTLVTVSRHLGLMWVAIEATTLSSAPLIYYHRHHRSLEAVWKYILICSVGIALAMLGNFFIVVAGTHIEGAGPLLALDDLIGHASSLNPTWMKAAFVLCLVGYGTKMGLAPMHNWLPDAHSEAPSSISALLSGALLNCAFLVLLRIHTVMITAGLGDTSRMLFVLLGLISLGFAAVFIIGQKDFKRMLAYSSVEHMGIIALGLGIGGMGITGSLFHAVNHSLIKGMLFMTAGNIMAAYQTKTIADVKGLMYTRPFTAMLWLAGAMAIVGMPPFGIFLSELTILGAMLDTGRFFVAGAYLLALGIIFAALTAKVLPMIFSPPTDPLQTTPDENNAKKLSLKKEPVWSIAPLAFFGFLSFVLGIYMPPWLSGLLDGVSRSLGGQ, from the coding sequence ATGATCTGGGCACTTCTAATCCTTCCGGCAAGTCTTGGCCTTTTTTGTCTTTTATCCCGCAGCAGCAACCTGTGCCGGTATCTTCTGGTGATCAGCGCCTTGTGTCATTCGACCATGGTACTTATCCTGGCCTGCCACCGGGAACAGACAATTTCATCACAGTGGATCGGACTCGACGATGCCGGTCTCCTTTTCCTTGCTATTACCAGTCTGTTGTTTTTAGGGGCCGCTGTTTATACCTTTGGATACCTTAAAGCAGAAGGAGACAGCCCCATAAAGGACATAGAGGAGCATTTTTTCTTTAAAAACAGCCACAACGCTGTGTTTGTGGGCTGCATGCTCTTTTTTCTTGCCACCATGACCCTTGTGACGGTGAGCCGTCATCTGGGCCTGATGTGGGTGGCCATCGAAGCCACCACTCTGTCCAGTGCGCCGCTGATCTATTACCACCGCCATCACAGAAGCCTTGAAGCCGTATGGAAATATATCCTGATCTGTTCCGTGGGTATTGCCCTTGCCATGCTGGGAAACTTCTTTATTGTGGTGGCCGGAACCCACATTGAAGGGGCTGGGCCCCTCTTGGCCCTGGACGATTTAATCGGCCATGCCTCAAGTCTTAATCCCACCTGGATGAAGGCCGCCTTTGTTTTGTGCCTTGTGGGATATGGTACAAAAATGGGCCTGGCCCCCATGCACAACTGGCTGCCCGATGCCCACAGCGAAGCCCCCTCTTCCATATCCGCCCTGTTATCCGGAGCCCTTTTAAACTGCGCGTTCCTGGTGCTTTTGAGAATTCATACGGTGATGATCACCGCCGGACTGGGGGACACCAGTCGCATGCTTTTTGTCCTGCTGGGCCTTATTTCCCTTGGCTTTGCCGCCGTGTTCATCATCGGCCAAAAAGACTTCAAGCGCATGCTGGCCTACTCCAGTGTGGAGCACATGGGCATCATTGCCCTGGGGCTTGGCATCGGGGGCATGGGCATCACCGGCAGCTTGTTCCATGCCGTCAATCATTCTCTGATCAAGGGCATGCTGTTCATGACTGCGGGCAATATCATGGCGGCCTATCAGACAAAAACTATTGCAGACGTCAAAGGCCTTATGTACACCCGTCCCTTCACCGCCATGCTGTGGCTTGCCGGTGCCATGGCCATTGTGGGCATGCCCCCCTTTGGCATATTTTTAAGTGAACTGACCATTCTTGGTGCCATGTTGGACACTGGACGTTTTTTCGTGGCCGGGGCCTATCTGCTGGCATTGGGGATTATTTTTGCGGCCCTCACCGCCAAGGTGCTGCCCATGATATTTTCCCCGCCCACCGACCCGTTGCAGACTACGCCTGATGAAAATAATGCAAAAAAATTATCGCTTAAAAAGGAACCGGTGTGGTCCATTGCTCCCCTGGCCTTTTTTGGTTTCCTTTCTTTTGTGCTGGGCATCTACATGCCGCCGTGGCTTTCCGGACTTCTGGACGGGGTCTCCCGGTCCCTTGGAGGACAATAA
- a CDS encoding NADH-quinone oxidoreductase subunit C produces the protein MISEEKNGERLSGDVVKLQDLPLLGIEDFRSRVLDGVKQGGRISSFSGISSDDAGTKILVVLAHDETGTLETFTTRVTKAYENLTTACPQAHLFERELHEQWGIMPTGHPWLKPVRFPLDKKKSIKNQPVMGLTDFFTMQGNQVHEVAVGPVHAGIIEPGHFRFQCHGETVYHLEISLGYQHRGVEQALKRGPDLRTIHYFETLAGDTTIGHTTAGCTVIEALAGIDVPQRGQMIRGIAAELERMANHIGDLGAIAGDAGFLPTMSYCGRIRGDVLNLTALICGNRFGRGLVIPGGTFWDITMDLIPVIQTRLNDIEKDATGAMDLMFNTPSVLARLEQTGKIEEEMARTIGFVGPAARASGLSRDVRACHPYGIYHTLPINVMVETFGDCFARAHVRWREIQESLALIRTWLESLPPGPVSHPWEGGLCPGTTTTVLTEGWRGEICHTAATDSQGKFLFYKIVDPSFHNWLGVAMALRNQQISDFPLCNKSFNLSYCGHDL, from the coding sequence ATGATTTCTGAAGAAAAAAACGGGGAACGCCTGTCAGGGGACGTCGTCAAGTTGCAGGATCTTCCGCTTCTGGGTATTGAAGACTTTCGCTCCCGGGTCCTGGATGGGGTGAAGCAAGGGGGGCGAATCAGCTCTTTTTCCGGCATTTCATCCGATGATGCAGGTACAAAAATACTGGTGGTCCTGGCCCATGATGAAACCGGCACCCTGGAAACCTTCACCACCCGGGTGACAAAGGCCTATGAGAACCTGACCACAGCCTGTCCCCAGGCCCATCTGTTTGAACGTGAACTCCATGAACAATGGGGAATCATGCCCACGGGCCACCCCTGGCTTAAACCGGTGCGCTTCCCCCTGGACAAAAAAAAATCTATTAAAAACCAACCCGTGATGGGGTTGACAGACTTTTTTACCATGCAGGGAAACCAGGTCCATGAAGTGGCCGTAGGACCGGTGCATGCTGGCATCATAGAGCCCGGACATTTCAGATTTCAATGCCATGGCGAAACGGTTTATCACCTGGAAATCAGCCTGGGATATCAGCACCGGGGGGTTGAACAGGCCCTTAAGAGGGGGCCGGATTTACGCACGATTCATTATTTTGAAACCCTTGCCGGAGACACCACAATCGGTCATACCACGGCCGGCTGCACTGTTATTGAAGCCCTGGCCGGTATTGATGTCCCCCAAAGGGGCCAGATGATCCGGGGAATTGCAGCAGAGCTGGAACGTATGGCCAACCACATCGGGGACTTGGGTGCCATTGCAGGGGATGCGGGCTTTCTACCCACTATGAGTTATTGCGGCCGCATCCGGGGGGACGTCCTGAACCTCACGGCCCTGATCTGCGGCAACCGGTTTGGCAGGGGGCTTGTCATTCCCGGGGGAACCTTCTGGGATATAACCATGGATCTGATACCGGTAATACAAACACGCCTGAATGACATAGAAAAGGATGCCACAGGTGCCATGGATCTGATGTTCAACACCCCGTCGGTGCTGGCCCGGCTTGAACAAACCGGAAAAATTGAGGAAGAGATGGCCCGCACCATCGGATTTGTGGGGCCTGCGGCCCGGGCATCGGGTCTGTCCCGGGATGTGCGCGCCTGCCACCCCTATGGCATCTACCACACACTGCCAATTAACGTCATGGTGGAAACCTTTGGGGACTGTTTTGCAAGGGCCCATGTCCGGTGGCGGGAAATCCAGGAAAGTCTGGCATTGATCCGCACCTGGCTTGAATCCCTTCCTCCGGGACCCGTTTCCCACCCCTGGGAGGGAGGGCTTTGCCCTGGAACAACCACCACCGTTCTGACAGAAGGTTGGCGGGGTGAAATATGTCATACGGCGGCTACGGACAGCCAGGGGAAATTCTTATTTTACAAGATTGTAGATCCGTCATTCCATAACTGGTTGGGAGTTGCCATGGCCCTGCGGAACCAGCAGATTAGTGATTTTCCCTTGTGCAACAAGAGTTTTAACCTTTCCTACTGCGGTCATGACCTGTAA